In the genome of Coleofasciculus sp. FACHB-1120, the window GAGAACCCATGAGCATGAATGCGAAAAATGCTTCTTGGATGAGAACTCATGAGCATGAATGCGATCGCTACCACATAGAACCTTTTAATCTGCTGACATCAGCTTAATTCTTTTTTAAGTAATGTTACCTGTGCATGGTATATTCAAAATGTTTGGTTCTGACCTGTAGTAGTCAGACCAAATAGCACAAGCTGAAACACATCAGTTGTGAACTTGTCAAACGAATCTCAAACAACCACGCCGACCACCGAGGAGTTACCACAAACTGGTTCCCCTATCTCAGAACCAGATAGCTCCATGCAAGAGTACTACCAACTTCAACAAGAGTTGTTGCTGACTACGCTTGCTTTGAGCGGGATTATTTTTATTTCCGTCTGGATTTTTTACTCTCTCAACATTGCCCTGAATTACTTGATAGGGGCGTGCACATGTGTGGTTTACTTGAGGATGTTGGCTAAAGACGTTGAGCGACTTGGCACAGAGAAGCAGCGTCTGAGTAAGACTCGGTTTGCTCTGTTTATTGGGTTGATTATAATCGCAACCCAAGTGAATAAGCTACAGATTCTGCCCGTATTTTTGGGATTTCTGACTTATAAAGCCTCCCTCATCGTCTATATGCTTCGGACTTTGTTTCCCCCGGACACTCGATAGGTTGGACAGTGTTAGAATTCTCCACTCCTTAATCCCTGGAGAACCCTCATTGAATGGAAATGCTAAGTATTCTTTCCGCCTTTAATTCATTCCCGCTCGCCAAACTAGAAGTTGGTCATCATCTTTATTGGCAAGTGGGAAATCTGAAAATTCACGGGCAAGTTTTTCTCACGTCATGGATTGTTATTGGTATTCTTCTGCTGGCTTCCTTAGCTGCCACTCGGAATATCCAGAGAATTCCTAAAGGTATCCAAAACTTCATGGAATATGCCCTGGAGTTCATTCGAGAGCTGACTAGAAACCAGCTCGGCGAGAAAGAATACCGTCCGTGGGTGCCATTTATTGGCACGCTGTTTTTGTTTATTTTTGTCTCAAATTGGTCGGGCGCATTAGTTCCCTGGAAAC includes:
- a CDS encoding ATP synthase subunit I, with translation MNLSNESQTTTPTTEELPQTGSPISEPDSSMQEYYQLQQELLLTTLALSGIIFISVWIFYSLNIALNYLIGACTCVVYLRMLAKDVERLGTEKQRLSKTRFALFIGLIIIATQVNKLQILPVFLGFLTYKASLIVYMLRTLFPPDTR